A single region of the Nocardioides sp. W7 genome encodes:
- a CDS encoding NAD(P) transhydrogenase subunit alpha, with protein MSEPVVWLTIFLLSVFVGVEVIAKVSSTLHTPLMSGANAIHGVILLGAVIVTGSTESTVALVVGLVAIVLAAVNMIGGFVVTDRMLQMFVRRKPGGGK; from the coding sequence ATGAGCGAGCCCGTCGTCTGGTTGACGATCTTCCTGCTGAGCGTGTTCGTCGGCGTCGAGGTGATCGCGAAGGTCTCCTCGACCCTGCACACCCCGCTGATGTCGGGCGCCAACGCCATCCACGGCGTGATCCTGCTCGGCGCCGTCATCGTGACCGGCTCCACCGAGAGCACGGTCGCGCTGGTCGTCGGCCTGGTCGCGATCGTGCTGGCCGCCGTCAACATGATCGGCGGGTTCGTGGTGACCGACCGGATGCTGCAGATGTTCGTACGCCGCAAGCCGGGAGGCGGGAAGTGA
- a CDS encoding acyl-CoA dehydrogenase family protein, which yields MKREIYDEDHEAFRASVKEFLDRSVIPHVEQHAADKAIPREFWREAGKQGLLGLEIPEEYDGAGAGDYRFNAVLLEELNKVNAALGSCVGIHADITAPYLVELGTEEQKKRWLPGVAAGEILLAIGMTEPSGGSDLAALKTTAVRDGDDWVINGSKTFITNGYSADLVIVAARTSPEKKARGITLFAVDTTAPGFSRGRKLDKVGQDESDTAELFFENLRVTDAEIVGQLDGGFIHMMQKLPQERLGCAISNVAHAKQILEETIQYAKDRKAFGQSIGNFQHNKFLLAEQVTAIEVAEAFIDRCVIQHNAGALSPVDAAKAKWWSSQVQNDVLDHCVQLHGGYGFMNEYRVARAWRDARVSKIWAGSNEIMKELIGRELGL from the coding sequence ATGAAGCGCGAGATCTACGACGAGGACCACGAGGCGTTCCGGGCATCGGTCAAGGAGTTCCTCGACCGGTCGGTCATCCCGCACGTCGAGCAGCACGCCGCCGACAAGGCCATCCCGCGGGAGTTCTGGCGGGAGGCCGGCAAGCAGGGCCTGCTCGGCCTGGAGATCCCCGAGGAGTACGACGGCGCCGGCGCGGGCGACTACCGCTTCAACGCCGTCCTGCTCGAGGAGTTGAACAAGGTGAACGCGGCGCTCGGCTCGTGCGTGGGCATCCACGCCGACATCACCGCGCCGTACCTGGTCGAGCTCGGCACCGAGGAGCAGAAGAAGCGCTGGCTGCCCGGCGTGGCCGCCGGCGAGATCCTGCTCGCCATCGGCATGACCGAGCCCTCCGGCGGCTCGGACCTGGCCGCGCTGAAGACCACCGCGGTGCGCGACGGCGACGACTGGGTCATCAACGGCTCCAAGACCTTCATCACCAACGGCTACTCCGCCGACCTGGTGATCGTGGCCGCCCGGACGTCGCCCGAGAAGAAGGCCCGCGGCATCACGCTCTTCGCCGTCGACACGACCGCGCCCGGGTTCAGTCGCGGCCGCAAGCTCGACAAGGTCGGCCAGGACGAGTCGGACACCGCCGAGCTGTTCTTCGAGAACCTTCGGGTGACCGACGCCGAGATCGTCGGTCAGCTCGACGGCGGCTTCATCCACATGATGCAGAAGCTGCCGCAGGAGCGGCTCGGCTGCGCGATCAGCAACGTGGCGCACGCCAAGCAGATCCTCGAGGAGACGATCCAGTACGCCAAGGACCGCAAGGCGTTCGGGCAGTCGATCGGCAACTTCCAGCACAACAAGTTCCTGCTCGCCGAGCAGGTCACCGCCATCGAGGTCGCCGAGGCGTTCATCGACCGCTGCGTCATCCAGCACAACGCGGGCGCGCTGTCCCCGGTCGACGCCGCCAAGGCCAAGTGGTGGAGCTCGCAGGTCCAGAACGACGTCCTCGACCACTGCGTCCAGCTGCACGGGGGCTATGGCTTCATGAACGAGTACCGCGTCGCCCGCGCCTGGCGCGACGCCCGCGTCTCCAAGATCTGGGCCGGCTCCAACGAGATCATGAAGGAGCTCATCGGCCGCGAGCTGGGCCTGTAG
- the glgX gene encoding glycogen debranching protein GlgX, whose protein sequence is MQIWPGEAYPLGATYDGAGTNFALFSEVAERVELCLFDAEGVETRLELTEVDAYVWHCYLPQVQPGQRYGYRVHGPWDPEQGLRCNPNKLLLDPYAKATSGELDWHPSLFSYTFGDEDSRNDEDSAPHMTHGVVINPFFDWEGDRRLNIPYNDSVIYEAHVKGLTQLHPDVPEEIRGTYAGLAHPAITAHLQKLGITAIELMPVHQFVQDNTLLEKGLRNYWGYNTLGFFAPHEDYSTATRAGQGLGQQVQEFKAMVKAMHAAGIEVILDVVYNHTAEGNHLGPTLSFKGIDNEAYYRLVEDDERYYMDYTGTGNTLNVRHPHSLQLIMDSLRYWVTEMHVDGFRFDLASALAREFYDVDRLATFFELVQQDPVVSQVKLIAEPWDVGPGGYQVGGFPPQWTEWNGKYRDTVRDFWRGEPSLGEFASRLSGSSDLYERSGRRPFASINFVTAHDGFTMRDLVSYNEKHNEANGEDNNDGESHNRSWNHGVEGPTDDPEIQAFRAREQRNLLATLLLSQGVPMILHGDELGRTQQGNNNTYAQDSELSWVHWDDADGPLIEFTAAIVRLRAQHPTFRRKRFFTGEEVRSGEGERLDDIVWLHLDGRPMVDEDWTGGAQAIGMYLNGHGIAGKDARGQTILDDHFLLYFNADGDAQVTLPPAEYSDAWDVIIDTAGSADDDGTFEAGAVLQLGHRSLVVLREHRAPVVEPDLSVAASVAAQSRRI, encoded by the coding sequence CTGCAGATCTGGCCGGGCGAGGCGTACCCCCTGGGTGCGACGTACGACGGCGCCGGCACCAACTTCGCCCTCTTCAGCGAGGTCGCCGAACGGGTCGAGCTGTGCCTGTTCGACGCGGAGGGGGTCGAGACCCGCCTGGAGCTCACCGAGGTCGACGCCTACGTCTGGCACTGCTATCTCCCGCAGGTGCAGCCGGGTCAGCGCTACGGCTACCGCGTGCACGGCCCGTGGGACCCCGAGCAGGGACTGCGCTGCAATCCCAACAAGCTGCTGCTGGACCCCTACGCCAAGGCGACCAGTGGCGAGCTGGACTGGCACCCGAGCCTGTTCTCCTACACCTTCGGCGACGAGGACTCCCGCAACGACGAGGACTCCGCGCCGCACATGACGCACGGCGTCGTCATCAACCCGTTCTTCGACTGGGAGGGCGACCGCCGCCTCAACATCCCCTACAACGACTCGGTCATCTACGAGGCGCACGTCAAGGGGCTGACCCAGCTGCACCCCGACGTCCCCGAGGAGATCCGCGGGACGTACGCCGGCCTCGCGCACCCCGCCATCACCGCGCACCTGCAGAAGCTCGGGATCACCGCGATCGAGCTGATGCCGGTGCACCAGTTCGTCCAGGACAACACGCTGCTGGAGAAGGGGCTGCGCAACTACTGGGGCTACAACACCCTCGGCTTCTTCGCGCCGCACGAGGACTACAGCACCGCGACCCGCGCGGGCCAGGGTCTGGGCCAGCAGGTCCAGGAGTTCAAGGCCATGGTCAAGGCGATGCACGCGGCGGGCATCGAGGTGATCCTCGACGTGGTCTACAACCACACCGCGGAGGGCAACCACCTGGGTCCGACCCTGAGCTTCAAGGGCATCGACAACGAGGCCTACTACCGGCTCGTCGAGGACGACGAGCGCTACTACATGGACTACACCGGCACCGGCAACACCCTCAACGTGCGGCACCCGCACTCGCTGCAGCTGATCATGGACTCGCTGCGCTACTGGGTGACCGAGATGCACGTCGACGGCTTCCGCTTCGACCTGGCCTCCGCGCTGGCCCGCGAGTTCTACGACGTCGACCGGCTGGCGACGTTCTTCGAGCTCGTGCAACAGGACCCGGTGGTCAGCCAGGTGAAGCTGATCGCCGAGCCGTGGGACGTCGGCCCGGGCGGCTACCAGGTCGGCGGCTTCCCGCCGCAGTGGACCGAGTGGAACGGCAAGTACCGCGACACGGTCCGCGACTTCTGGCGCGGCGAGCCGTCCCTGGGCGAGTTCGCCTCGCGGCTCTCCGGCTCCTCCGACCTCTACGAGCGCTCCGGGCGCCGGCCGTTCGCGAGCATCAACTTCGTCACCGCCCACGACGGCTTCACCATGCGCGACCTGGTGTCGTACAACGAGAAGCACAACGAGGCGAACGGCGAGGACAACAACGACGGCGAGAGCCACAACCGGTCCTGGAACCACGGGGTCGAAGGACCCACCGACGACCCCGAGATCCAGGCGTTCCGGGCCCGCGAGCAGCGCAACCTGCTGGCCACCCTGCTGCTCAGCCAGGGCGTGCCGATGATCCTGCACGGCGACGAGCTGGGCCGCACCCAGCAGGGCAACAACAACACCTACGCCCAGGACTCCGAGCTCAGCTGGGTGCACTGGGACGACGCCGACGGGCCGCTGATCGAGTTCACCGCGGCGATCGTCCGGCTGCGCGCCCAGCACCCGACCTTCCGCCGCAAGCGGTTCTTCACCGGCGAGGAGGTGCGCAGCGGTGAGGGCGAGCGGCTCGACGACATCGTCTGGCTGCACCTCGACGGCCGGCCGATGGTCGACGAGGACTGGACCGGCGGAGCCCAGGCCATCGGCATGTACCTCAACGGGCACGGCATCGCCGGCAAGGACGCCCGCGGCCAGACGATCCTCGACGACCATTTCCTGCTCTACTTCAACGCCGACGGGGACGCCCAGGTCACCCTGCCGCCGGCCGAGTACTCCGACGCCTGGGACGTCATCATCGACACCGCCGGCTCGGCCGACGACGACGGCACCTTCGAGGCCGGCGCCGTCCTGCAGCTCGGCCACCGCAGCCTCGTCGTGCTCCGCGAGCACCGGGCGCCGGTGGTCGAACCCGACCTTTCCGTCGCCGCGTCGGTCGCCGCCCAGTCGCGGCGGATCTGA
- a CDS encoding SigE family RNA polymerase sigma factor, whose protein sequence is MSESEFTRFYLTSRDRCLRAVVASGLRPDEAEEAVAEAFARAWSHWGKVRTLERPEAWVVRTAVNATISSWRRRRREAPTATPPDGVQADAADRTDLMTALHRLPPRQRDVVVLRYLLDLSTQQTADHLGIAPGTVASQLHKAIATLRSHLTHSERTQS, encoded by the coding sequence GTGAGCGAGAGCGAATTCACCCGGTTCTACCTGACGAGCCGGGACCGGTGCCTGCGGGCCGTGGTCGCGTCCGGACTGCGTCCCGACGAGGCCGAGGAGGCGGTGGCCGAGGCCTTCGCCCGGGCCTGGTCGCACTGGGGCAAGGTGCGCACGCTGGAGCGGCCCGAGGCCTGGGTCGTCCGCACGGCGGTCAACGCCACCATCTCGTCGTGGCGGCGCCGGCGGCGCGAGGCGCCGACGGCGACGCCGCCGGACGGGGTGCAGGCCGACGCCGCGGACCGGACGGACCTGATGACGGCCCTGCATCGGCTGCCGCCCCGGCAGCGTGACGTGGTGGTGCTCCGTTACCTCCTGGACCTCAGCACCCAGCAGACCGCCGACCACCTCGGCATCGCTCCCGGCACGGTCGCCTCCCAGCTCCACAAGGCGATCGCGACGCTCCGCTCGCACCTCACCCACTCCGAGAGGACACAGTCATGA
- the thpR gene encoding RNA 2',3'-cyclic phosphodiesterase: MRMFAAVVPPEEVVADLDAFLDVRRAAGPFRWAPVEQLHVTVGFYADVPERSLDDLVERLGRAAGRRTPFETRVAGGGAFPHVAGARVLWAGLVLDDEARTELDRLATGARAAASRAGAVVDGQRFRPHVTLARLRHPDDVSDWVKLLDGYAGPAWPVDRLSLVASYLGEGPRGRPRYETVAELALG, from the coding sequence ATGCGGATGTTCGCGGCTGTGGTGCCACCCGAGGAGGTCGTCGCCGACCTCGACGCCTTCCTGGACGTACGACGCGCTGCCGGCCCGTTCCGCTGGGCACCGGTCGAGCAGCTGCACGTGACCGTGGGGTTCTACGCCGACGTGCCGGAGCGGTCGCTCGACGACCTGGTCGAGCGGCTCGGCCGGGCCGCGGGCCGGCGTACCCCCTTCGAGACGCGGGTGGCCGGCGGCGGCGCGTTCCCGCACGTCGCCGGAGCTCGGGTGCTCTGGGCCGGACTGGTCCTCGACGACGAGGCGCGCACCGAGCTGGACCGGCTCGCGACCGGGGCCCGCGCGGCGGCGAGCCGGGCCGGCGCCGTCGTCGACGGCCAGCGGTTCCGCCCGCACGTGACGCTCGCCCGGCTGCGCCACCCCGACGACGTCAGCGACTGGGTGAAGCTGCTCGACGGATACGCCGGCCCCGCGTGGCCCGTCGACCGGCTGAGCCTGGTCGCGTCGTACCTCGGCGAGGGCCCGCGCGGCCGGCCGCGCTACGAGACGGTGGCCGAGCTCGCGCTGGGCTGA
- a CDS encoding VIT family protein produces MTDAQPLHTWRHADEPHETGLNNRLNWLRAGVLGANDGIVSTAGIVMGVAGATTDRNAILVAGVAGLAAGALSMGAGEYVSVSTQRDSELALLAEERRELAEEPADELAELAALYVDRGLTEDLALQVAEQLTAYDALGAHAEVELGIDPDDITSPWNAAIASTLSFTLGALLPLLTITLVVADARIWVTVVSVLLALALTGWASARFGYGPTGRAVVRNVVGGAFAMAITYGVGSLLGTQV; encoded by the coding sequence GTGACCGACGCACAGCCGCTGCACACGTGGCGCCACGCCGACGAGCCGCACGAGACCGGGCTCAACAACCGCCTGAACTGGCTGCGTGCCGGCGTCCTCGGCGCCAACGACGGGATCGTCTCGACCGCGGGCATCGTGATGGGCGTCGCCGGCGCGACCACCGACCGCAACGCGATCCTGGTGGCAGGCGTGGCCGGACTGGCGGCGGGTGCGCTGAGCATGGGCGCGGGGGAGTACGTCTCGGTCAGCACCCAGCGTGACTCCGAGCTCGCGCTGCTGGCCGAGGAGCGGCGCGAGCTCGCCGAGGAGCCGGCCGACGAGCTCGCGGAGCTCGCCGCGCTCTACGTCGACCGCGGTCTCACCGAGGACCTGGCGCTCCAGGTCGCCGAGCAGCTCACGGCGTACGACGCCCTCGGGGCGCACGCCGAGGTCGAGCTCGGCATCGACCCCGACGACATCACCAGCCCGTGGAACGCCGCGATCGCGTCGACACTGTCTTTCACGCTCGGGGCGCTGCTGCCGCTGCTCACGATCACCCTGGTCGTCGCCGACGCGCGGATCTGGGTCACCGTCGTCTCGGTCCTGCTCGCCCTGGCCCTGACCGGCTGGGCCAGCGCGAGGTTCGGCTACGGGCCGACCGGTCGCGCGGTGGTGCGCAACGTCGTCGGCGGTGCGTTCGCGATGGCGATCACCTACGGCGTGGGGTCGCTGCTGGGGACGCAGGTCTGA
- the treY gene encoding malto-oligosyltrehalose synthase codes for MAATRRTPTSTYRLQISADLDLFEAARLLPYLHDLGADWVYLSPILEAEPGSTHGYDVIRHDRVDPARGGEEGLAALSAEARRLGMGVLVDIVPNHVGVATPAEDPWWWDVLKHGRQAEHAPAFDIDWDAAGQRLRLPVVGDDDQADDRAPIDHLSLVEGADGLELHYWDQAFPVAPGTADGLHDDPQQVHDRQHYQLVSWHLADDGLNYRRFFAVNTLAAVRVEEPEVFDDTHVEIRRWFDEGLVDGLRVDHPDGLRDPGGYLRDLASLTGGAYVLVEKILEPGERLPSSWETAGTTGYDALAHIDRVLTDPAGQKPLDDLEARLRGGPVDWAEMIHDTKREVADGILNSEVRRIVRELRRHLPVVHAFRAEDAVAELFACFGVYRSYLPEGREHLEHAFTEARRRRPDLAVTFDQLEPWLHDPDLAAAKRFQQTSGMVMAKGVEDCAFYRYSRLTSLNEVGGDPSVFALDVTGFHEQLAERQRDWPHAMTTLSTHDTKRGEDVRARITALAELPEAWESALESLLSLVPVPDPGFGSLLWQAVLGAWPADRDRLHGYAEKAMREAGDRTTWTEPDSSYEEAVHAAVDAAFDSDEVRAVVDGLLEQVVLPGWSNALAAKLLALTIPGVPDVYQGSELWEQSLVDPDNRRWVDFEARRSILGSGAWTAPTPAVDDAGTAKLHVTATSLRLRRDRPELFTSYDAVAASGPAADHVIAFDRGGALAVATRLPVGLAARGGWDATTLELPPGRWTDALGSWSGSGSAPLAEVLADLPVALLVKES; via the coding sequence GTGGCCGCGACCCGCCGTACCCCGACCAGCACCTACCGGCTGCAGATCAGCGCCGACCTCGACCTGTTCGAGGCGGCGCGCCTGCTGCCGTACCTCCACGACCTGGGCGCCGACTGGGTCTACCTCTCCCCGATCCTGGAGGCCGAGCCCGGCAGCACGCACGGGTACGACGTCATCCGCCACGACCGGGTCGACCCGGCCCGCGGGGGCGAGGAGGGCCTCGCGGCGCTCTCCGCCGAGGCGCGGCGGCTCGGGATGGGGGTGCTCGTCGACATCGTGCCCAACCACGTCGGGGTCGCGACCCCGGCCGAGGACCCGTGGTGGTGGGACGTGCTCAAGCACGGCCGCCAGGCCGAGCACGCGCCGGCGTTCGACATCGACTGGGACGCCGCGGGACAGCGGCTGCGCCTCCCGGTCGTCGGCGACGACGACCAGGCCGACGACCGGGCCCCGATCGACCACCTGAGCCTGGTCGAGGGGGCCGACGGTCTGGAGCTGCACTACTGGGACCAGGCCTTCCCGGTCGCCCCCGGGACCGCGGACGGGCTCCACGACGACCCGCAGCAGGTGCACGACCGCCAGCACTACCAGCTGGTGAGCTGGCACCTCGCTGACGACGGCCTGAACTACCGGCGCTTCTTCGCGGTCAACACCCTGGCCGCCGTGCGCGTCGAGGAGCCGGAGGTGTTCGACGACACGCACGTCGAGATCCGGCGCTGGTTCGACGAGGGCCTGGTCGACGGGCTGCGCGTCGACCACCCCGACGGGCTGCGCGACCCCGGCGGCTACCTGCGCGACCTGGCGTCGCTCACGGGAGGCGCGTACGTGCTGGTCGAGAAGATCCTCGAGCCCGGCGAGCGGCTGCCGTCCTCGTGGGAGACCGCCGGTACGACCGGGTACGACGCTCTCGCCCACATCGACCGGGTGCTCACCGACCCGGCCGGTCAGAAGCCGCTCGACGACCTGGAGGCGCGGCTGCGCGGCGGGCCCGTCGACTGGGCCGAGATGATCCACGACACCAAGCGCGAGGTGGCCGACGGCATCCTCAACAGCGAGGTGCGCCGGATCGTCCGCGAGCTGCGGCGGCACCTGCCCGTCGTACACGCCTTCCGGGCCGAGGACGCCGTCGCCGAGCTGTTCGCCTGCTTCGGTGTCTACCGCTCCTACCTGCCCGAGGGGCGCGAGCACCTGGAGCACGCCTTCACCGAGGCGCGCCGCCGCCGCCCCGACCTCGCGGTCACCTTCGACCAGCTCGAGCCGTGGCTCCACGACCCGGACCTCGCGGCCGCGAAGCGCTTCCAGCAGACCAGCGGGATGGTGATGGCCAAGGGCGTGGAGGACTGCGCGTTCTACCGCTACTCCCGCCTCACCTCGCTCAACGAGGTCGGTGGTGACCCCAGCGTCTTCGCCCTCGACGTGACCGGCTTCCACGAGCAGCTGGCCGAGCGGCAGCGCGACTGGCCGCACGCGATGACCACCCTGTCGACCCACGACACCAAGCGCGGCGAGGACGTGCGGGCCCGGATCACCGCACTGGCCGAGCTGCCGGAGGCGTGGGAGTCGGCGCTGGAGTCGCTGCTCTCGCTCGTCCCGGTGCCCGACCCGGGCTTCGGCTCGCTGCTCTGGCAGGCGGTGCTCGGCGCCTGGCCCGCCGACCGCGACCGGCTGCACGGGTACGCCGAGAAGGCGATGCGCGAGGCGGGCGACCGGACCACGTGGACCGAGCCGGACTCGTCGTACGAGGAGGCCGTGCACGCCGCGGTCGACGCCGCCTTCGACTCCGACGAGGTGCGCGCGGTCGTCGACGGTCTGCTCGAGCAGGTCGTGCTGCCCGGCTGGTCGAACGCGCTCGCGGCCAAGCTGCTTGCCCTGACGATCCCCGGTGTGCCCGACGTCTACCAGGGCAGCGAGCTGTGGGAGCAGAGCCTGGTCGACCCCGACAACCGGCGGTGGGTCGACTTCGAGGCGCGCCGCTCGATCCTCGGCAGCGGCGCGTGGACCGCACCCACGCCGGCGGTCGACGACGCCGGCACGGCCAAGCTGCACGTCACCGCGACCTCCCTGCGGCTGCGACGCGACCGGCCGGAGCTGTTCACGTCGTACGACGCGGTCGCGGCCAGCGGGCCGGCGGCCGACCACGTGATCGCGTTCGACCGCGGCGGGGCGCTGGCCGTCGCCACCCGGTTGCCCGTCGGGCTCGCCGCGAGGGGCGGCTGGGATGCCACGACGCTGGAGCTGCCGCCCGGCCGCTGGACCGACGCCCTCGGCTCGTGGTCCGGATCCGGCTCGGCCCCGCTGGCCGAGGTGCTGGCCGACCTGCCCGTCGCCCTGCTCGTGAAGGAGTCCTGA
- a CDS encoding NAD(P) transhydrogenase subunit alpha yields the protein MRIAVVRETREGEARVALVPELVGKLTALGYDVDVEPGAGRRALISDEEYLDAGAGIDDAALANADLVVAVQPLTPEQVRRLREGAATVSFLPTTQELGLVADLRDVGATAFAMELVPRISRAQSMDALSSQALVAGYRSAVVAAGMLRRFFPLNMTAAGTVPPAEVVVLGAGVAGLQAIATARRLGAVVKAYDVRPAAAEEIRSMGAQAIDLDLPALDGAGGYAREMTEDRAARQMQLLAPYVAAADALITTAAVPGRIAPVLVSAAMVEAMRPGSVVVDMAAESGGNVEGAVAGEVVRIGNAQVWGGRNVAAQMPGPASRLYAHNIVQLITLMTADGVLAPDLDDEILAGCCVTRAGRILHEPTRLLVEGP from the coding sequence ATGAGAATCGCGGTCGTTCGGGAGACCCGTGAGGGTGAGGCGCGGGTCGCGCTGGTGCCCGAGCTGGTCGGCAAGCTGACGGCGCTGGGGTACGACGTGGACGTCGAGCCCGGCGCCGGTCGTCGCGCGCTCATCAGCGACGAGGAGTACCTCGACGCAGGCGCCGGCATCGACGACGCCGCCCTCGCCAACGCCGACCTGGTCGTCGCGGTGCAGCCGCTGACGCCCGAGCAGGTCCGCCGCCTGCGCGAGGGCGCGGCCACGGTCTCGTTCCTGCCGACCACCCAGGAGCTCGGCCTGGTCGCCGACCTGCGCGACGTCGGGGCCACCGCGTTCGCGATGGAGCTGGTGCCGCGGATCTCGCGGGCCCAGAGCATGGACGCGCTGTCCTCGCAGGCGCTGGTCGCCGGCTACCGAAGCGCGGTCGTCGCGGCCGGGATGCTGCGCCGCTTCTTCCCGCTCAACATGACGGCCGCCGGCACCGTCCCGCCCGCCGAGGTCGTCGTGCTCGGCGCCGGCGTGGCCGGGTTGCAGGCGATCGCGACGGCCCGCCGGCTCGGTGCCGTCGTCAAGGCGTACGACGTCCGCCCGGCCGCCGCCGAGGAGATCCGGTCGATGGGGGCGCAGGCGATCGACCTCGACCTCCCCGCGCTGGACGGGGCGGGCGGCTACGCCCGCGAGATGACCGAGGACCGGGCGGCCCGCCAGATGCAGCTGCTGGCGCCGTACGTCGCGGCCGCCGACGCCCTGATCACCACCGCCGCCGTGCCGGGGCGCATCGCGCCGGTGCTGGTCAGCGCCGCGATGGTGGAGGCGATGCGGCCGGGCTCGGTGGTGGTCGACATGGCCGCCGAGAGCGGTGGCAACGTCGAGGGCGCGGTCGCCGGCGAGGTGGTCCGGATCGGCAACGCCCAGGTCTGGGGCGGGCGCAACGTCGCCGCGCAGATGCCCGGTCCGGCGTCCCGGCTCTACGCCCACAACATCGTCCAGCTCATCACCCTGATGACCGCCGACGGCGTCCTGGCGCCCGACCTCGACGACGAGATCCTGGCCGGCTGCTGCGTCACCCGCGCCGGCCGGATCCTGCACGAGCCGACCCGGCTGCTGGTGGAGGGACCGTGA
- a CDS encoding GTP pyrophosphokinase family protein: protein MTVALWDDEFRRFLLEHKFGMDEVVTKLSILRDEFTHLHDYNPIENVTSRLKTHESLIEKIERKGIDLEGPAAYDEVRQRVTDIAGVRVTCSFVSDVYQVFDLLTAQGDIRTIQVRDYIVEPKANGYRSLHVLVEVPVFLSGGVVPVVVEVQLRTVAMDFWASLEHKIYYKYRREIPAELLDGLRDAADTAFTLDTTMERLHQEVRGLDVLPTSVLTKLRHDDSVPAEELVDSLRRMGAPRPPAP from the coding sequence GTGACCGTGGCGCTCTGGGACGACGAGTTCCGCAGGTTCCTTCTGGAGCACAAGTTCGGCATGGACGAGGTGGTCACCAAGCTGAGCATCCTGCGCGACGAGTTCACCCACCTGCACGACTACAACCCGATCGAGAACGTCACCTCGCGGCTCAAGACCCACGAGAGCCTGATCGAGAAGATCGAGCGCAAGGGCATCGACCTCGAGGGGCCGGCGGCCTACGACGAGGTCCGCCAGCGGGTCACCGACATCGCGGGCGTCCGGGTGACCTGCAGCTTCGTCTCCGACGTCTACCAGGTCTTCGACCTGCTGACCGCCCAGGGCGACATCCGGACGATCCAGGTCCGCGACTACATCGTCGAGCCGAAGGCGAACGGCTACCGCAGCCTGCACGTGCTGGTGGAGGTCCCGGTGTTCCTGTCCGGCGGGGTGGTGCCGGTCGTGGTGGAGGTCCAGCTCCGCACGGTCGCGATGGACTTCTGGGCGAGTCTGGAGCACAAGATCTACTACAAGTACCGCCGCGAGATCCCGGCCGAGCTGCTCGACGGCCTGCGCGACGCGGCCGACACGGCGTTCACCCTCGACACCACGATGGAGCGGCTGCACCAGGAGGTGCGCGGGCTCGACGTGCTGCCCACGTCGGTGCTCACCAAGCTGCGCCACGACGACTCCGTCCCGGCCGAGGAGCTGGTGGACTCGCTGCGCCGGATGGGTGCGCCGAGACCTCCGGCGCCGTGA